DNA from Bacillus sp. Marseille-P3661:
GCACTTCAAAAAGGATTTAAACATTGCGAATCTGGGCCATTAGTTCGATCATCCTACCATGCGGATGAACAAGTAAATGCTGCATCTAAAAAAGATATCGAAACAAAGAAAGAGGCATAGACCACAATGTAAAACAGGCTGTTCAAGATATAAAGCACCATTGGAGGAGCTTTACTACTTGGAATAGCCTGTTTTACGTGATATTTCAGTTATGTTATTTACCTTGTCTTATAGTCAGCGCCTTCGCGCTCGGCCGCTCTATTGTTAGTTACATTTTTGATATTATTATCCAAGTTATTGGCTGGTCCTTCTTTATTTCCATTTGCATTGCCAATATCTTCAGTAGTCATCGTTTTACCTTGTGGTGATTTTAGCATCTCTTGAATGGTGCTATCGACTTGTAAATGACCACCATCTGGTCCAGATGATGCAAAGCGCTCGATATCAGGAATTAACGATGGATTATCAGAAACATATACATGATAGTACCTTGGGACAACTGACAATGCGGTTCGCCTTACTTGATCCGCTGTTAAATCACGATCATCAGTTGTTGCTTGATATGCAACCAATACTTCCTCGTCTGTTACTAATGTAGCAGAATCGTTTACATTAGGAATTTGTACAACTAACCGGCCAATCATATCTGCAAATTGCTCTCTGTTTACTCCAGAGAAATTTGTAAGGTTAGCATTCGTATCATTCGGTACTGGGCTTTTTACATGGCGGACATAGCCATAGTTTTTAGGGTCTTCATTATTTTTAGGCTGATACAATTCTTCGGATTGTCTAACTTGAATGGTATTTCCGTTTTCAGGGTAAATATCTTCACCTGCTTGGAAATTACAGCCGGTTAAGATTGAAATTCCGATGACTGAAGCTAGAGCCAATGGTTTTTTTATCATCAGTACACCTCCTACTAGTAGGATGACCGTTTGTTCGAAGGAGTTGCCTAGAAATTGTTGGTTCATTTCTCAAGATGGACAAGAAGGCCGTGTATGTAAGTTTAGTGCCTTATGGTTTGTGTAAGGTACTACCTTATGGGTGGTGTGTGTTTACCTCGTATAAGCGCATTTTAACTAAAACATCCACCAAAGGAGTTTACTTATTGTATGCTAAAAAAAATGTGCTAAAATGAAAATGAGGTGAGACAATGTTTATTAATGGAAATACATACGAACTTATTGAAAATTACCGTGAAGGATTTAATGAAGAGGCCATAAAACAACGCTATAGTGACATTTTAAATAAATATGATTATATAGTAGGAGATTGGGGATATAACCAGCTTCGCCTTAAAGGATTTTTTGATGACCAAAATCAAAAGGCTACACCTGAAACAAAGATTGGCACATTGTCTGAGTATTTGTATGAATATTGTAACTTTGGCTGTGCATATTTTGTTCTTAAAAAGGTAAAAAAGTAAGCGCTTTTTGATAAAATAACACTTGCAATCGCAAGTGTTATTTTAATTATGCCTATGGTTTAGTATATGGCAGTTCATGGTCTGTGTCTTTATCATCATGAGGTGGATGTGCCCCTGGGAATTGTCTTGGTAGATCCTGATGAAGGGTTCTATTTTCATATGTGAAATTACTATAATATCTTTGTCCTTCTTTCCAAGGTGTACTTTTGTTTTCAACGGGTTTATCTTGATTGATCGGTGAACCATAAGGCCCCTCTGGAAATTCCTCGGCAACAAGATAATTTTGTTGCGTTTCTACGTTTGCAAAGTCAGTATATTCATTACGTTTTTCTTTTTCTGCCAAAAAAAACACCTCCTATAGGTAGGTTGATCTATAGAAGGCACTTTTATCCCGATACAATCATCCAATACGCTTTTGCCCTCGTTCTATTGTAGTAGAAGTTGGGTCGTCATATTGAAACAAATTGCCATTATCGTTATACGTTTATTATCTCTCTTAAAAAAGAACGCAGCTCTTCGGCATTCTCTTCATCTAAGTCATAGATATGTTCAAGGTAACCAGGTTCATCTAAATCATCGCTACCAATAATTGCAAAACGATGGCTTAGTATATCAAGGACAATCGCTTTACCGTAGTGACGATCCGTTTGGAGAATGGCAAGGTCAAATCGTTGTTTCTCGCCCATAAAGCTAACAAACCTTGTTTTTGATTCTACAGTTTCATCATAAAGAAAAAAACGCTCCGAAATAGTAATTCCTCCTCTTTTTACATACAGGTAGATTTGTCAATGTTACAACAGAATACCAGTAATTTTATTGTTACATGAAAAGATTCATGTCCTATTATAAGGATTAAATTACTCTTATACAATTATAACGAATATTGTCAGGAATATATTGGCTATGTTAGTAAAATTGTCGATTAATTCAAAAAAATATCGAAATTAGCAGCCCATGTGATAAAATAAGATTAAATTCAAGTAGCGGACTAGGAGAGATCTTGGGATGGGGATTCAGCTCAATTATTTCATGAGAGTCATTAAAGAATCTGTTCAGCTTTTTTTGCCAAATAAATATTTACGATTTTTTCCGCCATCATTTATTGTACGGGCTCCTCGGACAGCGCTTGTAAGAAAAGCGTTTCAAGATGGACGCCAAGTTATTTTGATTTTATTTCAAGTAAAGAATATTATAGATCTTAAAGGGCAATATGGGGATGAATATATTAATAAATTTAAACAAAGAATTAAACAGGCTTTTAAAGAAGTGATACATAAAAAACTCCCTGATGATATGTTGCTTTCATTATTCCAATATAATAGTGAAGAAATTGCTTTAATCCTGAAAGTAAACGAGGAAATGTATTCTTTAAGTGATATTGAAGAATACATTGAAGACATAGGTGGGACTGTGTCTGAGAAGTTTCAAGTCAGTGCTAAAGCCCCTAAATTACGAACAGGCTATATGATTGTTGAAAAAAGTCAATCCGATATTGAAGAAGTTATTCAAAAAGCATACCAGCAAGCCCGAGCAGTTACCGAAAAACGACAACAATCCCAGTATAATGAACTGTTGTTTGATATTCGAAAAATTTTAAATCAAAAAAACATTTTATTACTTGCTCAGCCGATTATTGATGTTTCGAGTAAAAACATCCATGCATACGAGATGTTAACAAGAGGGCCTAAAGATACACCTTTTGAAAATCCGATGCACCTTTTTTCGGTTGCACGGCAAACAAACATGCTCTATGAGTTAGAAATCCTGGTTCTAGAAAAAGCATTTCAACAGGTTATTGAGACTGGTTGTAAACACTTGGTATTTATTAATTTAACTCCAATGACCATTGGTAATCTTCAGCTTTGCAAAGATATTACGAAGTTATTGTATAAGTATCCGCTTTTGAATCCGAAACAAATTGTCTTAGAAA
Protein-coding regions in this window:
- a CDS encoding DUF3055 domain-containing protein, which gives rise to MSERFFLYDETVESKTRFVSFMGEKQRFDLAILQTDRHYGKAIVLDILSHRFAIIGSDDLDEPGYLEHIYDLDEENAEELRSFLREIINV
- a CDS encoding YhcN/YlaJ family sporulation lipoprotein encodes the protein MIKKPLALASVIGISILTGCNFQAGEDIYPENGNTIQVRQSEELYQPKNNEDPKNYGYVRHVKSPVPNDTNANLTNFSGVNREQFADMIGRLVVQIPNVNDSATLVTDEEVLVAYQATTDDRDLTADQVRRTALSVVPRYYHVYVSDNPSLIPDIERFASSGPDGGHLQVDSTIQEMLKSPQGKTMTTEDIGNANGNKEGPANNLDNNIKNVTNNRAAEREGADYKTR
- a CDS encoding YutD family protein, producing the protein MFINGNTYELIENYREGFNEEAIKQRYSDILNKYDYIVGDWGYNQLRLKGFFDDQNQKATPETKIGTLSEYLYEYCNFGCAYFVLKKVKK
- a CDS encoding cytosolic protein, which produces MAEKEKRNEYTDFANVETQQNYLVAEEFPEGPYGSPINQDKPVENKSTPWKEGQRYYSNFTYENRTLHQDLPRQFPGAHPPHDDKDTDHELPYTKP
- a CDS encoding EAL domain-containing protein gives rise to the protein MGIQLNYFMRVIKESVQLFLPNKYLRFFPPSFIVRAPRTALVRKAFQDGRQVILILFQVKNIIDLKGQYGDEYINKFKQRIKQAFKEVIHKKLPDDMLLSLFQYNSEEIALILKVNEEMYSLSDIEEYIEDIGGTVSEKFQVSAKAPKLRTGYMIVEKSQSDIEEVIQKAYQQARAVTEKRQQSQYNELLFDIRKILNQKNILLLAQPIIDVSSKNIHAYEMLTRGPKDTPFENPMHLFSVARQTNMLYELEILVLEKAFQQVIETGCKHLVFINLTPMTIGNLQLCKDITKLLYKYPLLNPKQIVLEITERESIDEIKHITTTIRLLREKGFRFAVDDTGAGYASLHTISKIMPDIIKIDRSVIQDIDSSKVKESMLKGLLLIARETGSLVVAEGIETKEEAFILSENKVDLAQGYYYAKPVEMKKAVALT